From the genome of Aspergillus oryzae RIB40 DNA, chromosome 4:
TCCTTGACTCCCAAAGATCCCCGGCGATTCCTTCTCATATCGCTCAACGACGAGACTAACTTCCGTCATGAGGGACACCATCTGAAGGGTCGATGCAATACCTGCGATGAATAGGAACATATAAAGGAGAATTTGGTCCTGTTTCGTGTCATGTGTGATGAGCCGAAGGAGGAAAAATGTAGGGAAGTCCAGCAGGAATCCAAGGAACGCAATCGTTCGGGATCCATAGCGGTCAACGGCATCACCTGTTGAAATCGGTTAATTCAATGGACACCCGGCTTGCTGGTCACCAAACATACCAACtagaggagaaaagaaagatggcgCGAACAATGGCAGGAAACAGATCCCGACCCAGAAGGAATCCCATTGGAATGTATCCATCACATGAAGCGGAAGCACCTATAACTACTGGTTAACAAGGCATTCAAGATAGTGTGACTAGGGGCCCGCATACGGTGTCGAAAGAAGACCACAAAATGGCATCGACTACAGTCGCTCCACAAAAGAGCAACACGCTGCTAGAGCACATCAAACGCACGATAGGTGGCATAGAAGATGTCCTTCCGCTCGCATCTAGCTCGCCACTGACCTCCGGCCAACAAACGGAATGACGGGGATTGACTGATATCTCAGAGCATTCCTCCCTGGTGCCTTGGTACACGCCATTGCCAGTCTCGCTGGCACTGCTCAGTAAACCCTCAGTTTCGTTAGCGATCTGTGGCTGAGTCCAGGTCAAGGCGGTTTTTTGCTCAATCATGACAAGTCGAAGGAGGATATCCAAGACGACTAGTCCAACAGCGATCGTAAATACGGCGTCGTAACTTATCCGCGACAGCCTATAGGGGTCAGCGAGGTAAGGGCATCTTTATTCAACAAGTGACTTACACGACCCCTCCGATGAAAGGGCCAAAAACAGTACCCACTGTCATAGACATGGAGACATATCCCATAGCTGCTCCAACCTGGTCCTTTCCCACCGTATCTACAACAAGAGCCATGCCAACGGTCCAGACGACAGCCGCAGACAAGCCCTGCAGGACTCGCGCGACGATCAACGAAGAGAGCGTCCGGGCAATCCAGAACATGATAGTCGAACCACCTAACGCGAGTAGACCGAAGATGAAGGGTACCTGGCGGGAGGTACCCTTGTCGGCAAAGTAGCCAAATATAGCTGTATCCATGTGGTCAAACAGGTTTGCTCATGATTCCAGGAATAAGGAGCTTACGAGATCCAACGAAGATAGCACCCCCAAACGCGGCAAGCATGATAGCCATCCATTGCTGTACTGTATGATATCGTCAATGACTCGACAACATATGTCAACCCCAAAGAGGGGGGTAAAAAAACCACATACATTGATCATCAGGCACAATCACACGGGTTTTAAGCACCACAGGCAAGATGGGAACGATCTAGCAAGTCCATATCCATCAGCACCTAACCCGCAAGAAACTTGCAATTGGGTTACAACACACCATGCCATAAATGAAAACATCCTATCATCACCGTTAGTACACACTGCACAGAGAACCAGGTATATGACTCCAAACCGTGAAAACAGCCATTGCAACCACCGAGATCACAAATCTCCTCGACGACCGGAACCCCAGCTTCCACGGCGGGGAAGAAGCCACCGGCACATAATTCTCTTGAATATCATTCCGGTGCATTATTTCGTTCAGCTGGGCTGCGGGGTATCAAGAACACGGGTGAAAAAATTATATACAAGTAGAAGAACGGAGACACCCTCGCTTCATTAAATATAGATCTATAGTTCCTTAATAACGCAAGAAAGATCTGATTGTGGTGGGTGAGTTGGCCAAAGTATAATTTTGTGCTTATCTTACCAGATCTGGTTCGGTCGACAGCAGGTGtgggatgatgatggctcCCCAGCCTCCCCAGGTCCGCATCCCAAGTGGATCGGATTACTTATTCGGGCTATAAGAGTGAGAAGCCTATGCCGTAGACTACTCATTGGCGGACCATGACCACCACGGCATCTCGCTTGTTCTAGTTCTACAGGGATCATGAATCGAGTATGCAACTGAACAAAAAACTGTACTGCTCATTCTATAATCAAGACACGACGAAAAATACAATGAAAACTCAGCGGGATTCCATGGATAAGCTCCGTACATGGCTACCAGTATCAGGGATtaaaagaggagaaagagcaaaagggaaagatagtctttttgtttttttggttctcttttATAAGCCTGGCTTGTAAGATAGACTACCGTTCTTTGGCTCCGGGAATTACCTCTTCAGGTCGCTGAGTCGTAATCTTATTCGCATGGCTGGTCTCGTCAACTAGCAAGGGACATGGCTCCGTtagaagatcaagaagaatcGAACTCCGCACGCCATTCCCCGATCCCGAACAAGACAACGAAAGGGGGGAATCACTGGACACAACAAAGCCGAGAAATgcggaagaaagagaaaccaTCGTTAGGGATAACATAGCGTCTTTCCATCCAGATCGGCCGTAAGCGTCACAAGCGTATACTAAGTCCATTCACATACATGAGAATCACTAGCTCGAGAAGGAAACTAAGGGCAACTAGGAAGAGGGGGTAAAAGGAAACATAGAAAACTTTTCGACATGCCGGACAACGGTAGCAAAGACTAGACGTGAATCGGGGATCTTGACTGACGGAAAAAGTCGTGAATCAATCAGAGAGAAATGGAGAGTAGAGAGAAGCGGGACGATTGGTATTGAAAACAAACAGTCATTAACATAGCCAAAAAATCTCATCAATTGAAACGAACGTTGTTCGCAGAGCAATCTCGAAAACGCGCTACCCGGAGATAGCCGCAAGCGACAGTAAAACCAAGGCACCAAACGAAGAGCCTCGTGAGCAGGATTTCGCTCTGGAAGGATTGTGAAGTTTCGGTCGAGCAAT
Proteins encoded in this window:
- a CDS encoding MFS transporter (vesicular amine transporter) yields the protein MHRNDIQENYVPVASSPPWKLGFRSSRRFVISVVAMAVFTDVFIYGMIVPILPVVLKTRVIVPDDQLQQWMAIMLAAFGGAIFVGSPIFGYFADKGTSRQVPFIFGLLALGGSTIMFWIARTLSSLIVARVLQGLSAAVVWTVGMALVVDTVGKDQVGAAMGYVSMSMTVGTVFGPFIGGVVLSRISYDAVFTIAVGLVVLDILLRLVMIEQKTALTWTQPQIANETEGLLSSASETGNGVYQGTREECSEISVNPRHSVCWPEVSGELDASGRTSSMPPIVRLMCSSSVLLFCGATVVDAILWSSFDTVLPLHVMDTFQWDSFWVGICFLPLFAPSFFSPLVGDAVDRYGSRTIAFLGFLLDFPTFFLLRLITHDTKQDQILLYMFLFIAGIASTLQMVSLMTEVSLVVERYEKESPGIFGSQGGMGQAYGLFNVAWSGGQVLGPLIAGLLSDRGGWVTMVSVFGTMSGVTALVIGFSDKKVLRCFRKQT